From bacterium:
CGCGAACTCCGCGTAAGCAGATCGTTCATTCCGACATCTCCTGAATTTTACGCTCCGCTTCACTTTGCATTTTCTTTGCCGCTTCACTTGCCGAAATGCTACCGCCTAAAAACGCTTGATAGGAAGGGCGCATCGCATCCCACACCGCCCGCAGTTCCGGTACTACCGGCATCGGTCTTCCCACAGCAGCTTGGGCGAGCGATTCTTGCAACAAACGGTTTTGCAATACTTCGGGATCGCTTCGCACCGTGATGCGAGTCGGTAACACCGATTGTTTTACTGCAAATTCCTTTTGAACTTCATCGGATAAGAGATAATCGAGAAACGCTTTCACATGTGTGCGTTTCGCTTTCGAGACATTCGCATTGACCGAATAGGCAAGCGGTGCAACCATTGGCGCCGGGTCGCGCAACCCGGGAGCGAATTTCGGATACTTCACAATTGCAATATCGATACCAGCTTGCAGATAACCCGACCATGACCACGGCCCGTTCAGAATCATTGCAGCACGTCCCTCTTTGAACAACGCATCGGCGGTATTGTAGTCACAATCACGGGGGATCACTTTATACTGGTCGCGTAACGCAATCACGTATTCCGCCGCTTTTATATTCGCGTCGGTGTTTAACGATGGTTGCATTTTGTCGTCGAACACCCAACCGCCGAATCCAGTGAGGAAGGGAATGTAGAAGTATGGTTCGGTAAAATTCCAGACCATGCCGTACCGGTCGATTTTCCCATCGCCATCGTTATCGACGGTGTTCTTTTTGGCAAGTTCGATGATCTCTTCCCAACTCGTCGGATTGGTTGGGACATATTTCCGATTGACGACTAAACAAACATGATTTCCAACTCGGTCGCCGATTGCCCACAACTTTCCTTCCATTGTAACCAATCCCAGCGAATCGATTTGAGATAGCTCGTTATCCGTCCACCAGTTGTCGAGTGGTTGAATGAGACCCATCGCAACGAACGGACCGATCTGATCGGATGGGCCATTCACAATGTCAGGACCGCCGCCGCCAAAGACTGCAGTTTGAAAACTCGAGCGGAGCTCTTCGGTCTCTT
This genomic window contains:
- a CDS encoding extracellular solute-binding protein is translated as MKRLAFLLLLLFTSAILLVLIGCSGSDLNHVTLWHQMRTEDRVILEAFAKKYERQHPGIKVEVLYKETEELRSSFQTAVFGGGGPDIVNGPSDQIGPFVAMGLIQPLDNWWTDNELSQIDSLGLVTMEGKLWAIGDRVGNHVCLVVNRKYVPTNPTSWEEIIELAKKNTVDNDGDGKIDRYGMVWNFTEPYFYIPFLTGFGGWVFDDKMQPSLNTDANIKAAEYVIALRDQYKVIPRDCDYNTADALFKEGRAAMILNGPWSWSGYLQAGIDIAIVKYPKFAPGLRDPAPMVAPLAYSVNANVSKAKRTHVKAFLDYLLSDEVQKEFAVKQSVLPTRITVRSDPEVLQNRLLQESLAQAAVGRPMPVVPELRAVWDAMRPSYQAFLGGSISASEAAKKMQSEAERKIQEMSE